In Armatimonadota bacterium, the genomic stretch CACCCCGTGCGGCTGATCGGCGAGGACACCGGGTGTAACGCAGAAGGCGGCACCACCGCGGCCACCAAGCTGGCGGCGAACCGCCAGATCGTGGCGGCCGTCGGGAGCAGCTGCTCCAGCGAGGCCGTCCCGGGTGCGCCCATCCTGTGCAAGGCGGGCATCGTGACCGTGTCCCCCTCCAACACCGCCCCGCGCCTGACGGACCCCAAGCGCGGTCCTGAGTACGCCTGCTACCTGCGGACCGCCCACAACGACCTGGTGCAGGGGCGGGCGGCGGCGCAGTTCGCGTACCACTTCCTGGGTGTTCGCCGGGCGGCCACCATCCACGACGGCAGCCCGTACGCGGAGGGGCTCGCGAACGTGTTCGCGGACGTGTTCAAGCGCCT encodes the following:
- a CDS encoding branched-chain amino acid ABC transporter substrate-binding protein, with translation MYRASLVRTLLVVALLAFVVGSIYLVSPAAPVRLGPVTDEWGVVRVARGQPIVIAYWLVVAGPDASLGVDSRRGIEIAIDDKKTVAGHPVRLIGEDTGCNAEGGTTAATKLAANRQIVAAVGSSCSSEAVPGAPILCKAGIVTVSPSNTAPRLTDPKRGPEYACYLRTAHNDLVQGRAAAQFAYHFLGVRRAATIHDGSPYAEGLANVFADVFKRL